The Xyrauchen texanus isolate HMW12.3.18 chromosome 4, RBS_HiC_50CHRs, whole genome shotgun sequence genome segment aaatccagCAGTTATCAGGctgtaaaatatgcatttatttgttaAGTGAAGAAATTTGTAGTCACACCAGCAGTCTTTAACTCTAATTATTATCCAAACAATCAGCTAACTGGTCCAATGAAGCTCTCCACAATTTCCATATTCAAGCTTTCTGGTTTAGGAGATACATTTCCATTGGTTTGAGTTTGTTTACTTGTCAGCATTAATAACCCTTCATACATATTAAtgtaatgtgtaatgtgtaatgtgtTTAAGGGGTGGTAATGGTAACATTATTTTAGGGACCAGAAATTAGATAGTAATTAATAACTGATCATTGGACTTGTATGGGAATAGTTACAGACATGTTTGGAATTATAAGGTATTTATTAGGCCTTTATTCTCTCATTTCTGACCATTGTCTAATAGTGTCCCTACAATTGTTTTTTTCCTAACAATTAAATTAttagttaaaaacaaaatataccaatagaggggggctgggtagctcagcaagtaaagacactgactaccacccctggagtcacaagtttgaatccagcgtgtgctgagtgactccagtctggcttcctaagcagccaaattggcctggatgcaagggagggtagagtcacatggggtaacctcctcgtggtcgctataatgtggttcttgagcttggtggggtgtgtggtgaattgtgcatggatgccgaagagaatagcgtgaagcatccACGTGCGCTATGTCACGTGGTAACATGCTGAATAAGCCACGTGAtcaaatgcgtggattgacgtctcagacaaggaggcactacgtgaccacgaggacctagagcgcattggtaTATAAGcactccaaattggggaaaaaagggtagaaaaagaaaaaaaagataccaaTAGCTAGTAAGATGCAAAATACATCCTTTATACGAAGGTTTTTACTATATTGTGTGAATTTGTTGTTGCCTATATGACAGGCTCTTGCAACAGGCTCAGctgttttgttgtctttttgttttgtttgtgtgcataCGTTTATGTAGTATGATGTATCTACAATCCCTAAACTCCTTGACAAGtcacacacataattacacaaaacTTCACAGCGCATGATTTGTGATAAGTCAGCCACAATAAAGGCATTCAGTCTTCACTAAAAGTCTGCACCCATCTTTAATCTCTATGCGGTTTCATTaaatcaaaaataataaatactcaTATTTACAGCAATGCATTGTCATGTCACACTTTGATTGAATCGTATGCATCTGTTTGCATTTATATAACATGCAAATTGTGAGGAGAATGAAACTTCTCTGGGCTGAAATATTACCACACGTATATGTGCTTTTGCAGACACTTTCATATTATTCAACATTCAGACATAACCACATAGACACATATCCAACCACAAATAAGTCTTTACTGTGATTCTAGATATTCAGTCACAATATTTATTCAGAAGTCACAAGACACCTTATCACTTACAGTGATCCCAGATCAGGCTTATCTACATCAAGGCGCTTCTCATTAACAGTCGCAACAACCCCACACTGGATCTGAAAACAGATTCCTTGAAAGTAAATTCCTAATCCCTGCTTGAAAGTAAATTGATCTACATAATTCCTTGAGGTCTTGCAAGACACAATGACCAGAATGTGATGCTCCTATACATCCTAGGAGAAGGAGGCTCATACAAAAAGTCAACTGGTGCTGACTAACACCAAACACACTCTGAAAGGAATTTAAATTCCATCTAACAGGGTCTATGATGAAAGGAGCATTATTTTATGAGGAAAAAGATTTGGATTGTTAGTACAGTGAAATAGTAAAAATAGCAATGGCCAAATAAAGTATGCACACATCAAAGATAAaacttgcgcacacacacacacacacacacacacacacacacacacacacacacacacacacacacacagtagtgtttccatgttttatggggactttccatagacataatggtttttatgctgtacaaactttatattctatcccctaaagctaaccctacccctaaacctaaccctcacagaaaactttctgcatttttacattttcaaaaaacataatttagtatgatttataagctgttttcctcatggggaccgacaaaatgtccccacaaggtcaaaaatttcgggttttactatccttatggggacatttggtccccacaaagtgataaatacacgctcacacacacacacacacacacacacacacacacacacaaaaagaaagaaagaaagaaagaaagaaagaaagaaagaaagaaagaaagaaagaaagaaagaatcaaAACTATAAGAACATATCATAGGAAGAAACTGCCATTGCTAGAAGAACAGTAAACATCCTCCTCTGCTGGCCAAAGAGACAAATTTCAAGCAAGTATTCTACCATGTGTAAGGCAACAGTGTTAACTTCACTACACCTGTCATCACCACTATGATGGACTGAAGCaagtataattattatacataagGTTAAATTGGccaaaaatttttaattctctcaatatttattcaccctcatgatatcccagatgtgtatgactttgatatgactccagcggttaaatcagTGTATTCTAAAGCGATTTGATTGCTTTTGgtgctaaaaatataaatatttgtgtactttttaactctaaatcattgcttccggtaagcttcacgagaggaTGGAGTTCAAGCAGTCTCTTGTGTGACGTATTCGCATTGCCAAGATACAGAGGTAATCTCATATTCTctactcagttgagacatccaggatgcgcacacaaatgcaccaatgtgagtaaagaaacagatcaatctgAATTTATTCTAAACAAGCTACTGTACAGAATTCCTCTTtatcacttgtaaacagcgctgctcttccagcgGTGACTCACGTGCCTCAGTTCttgcgtgtttcaaatgccaatgtgatTACGTCACACGTGCTTACTGCTGCAGAGCACCAGCAtgattttgagtgaaaaaaacttaaataattatatttttcacaccaacAGCAATAGTATTACtttagaagatattaatttaacagctggattcgtatggatgacgtttatgctgactgtctgtgttttttggagattaaaaaatTGGATCAtcatcacttgcattttaaggacctgctgagctaagatatttttcttaattttcttcaaatgtgttctggtgaagaaagaaagtcatacacacctgagatatcataagggtgaataaataatgagataattataaagaactatccctttaatattagtTAACTTCATTAgaaagaaatgtaagcgcagcgtagttctagtgggaagactagcagctgtacatcattgcacccttaGCTAGGTAAATCCAAGCCAATCACAtgcaagccattgctttataagtctgctctcacattgctgtttcagtgtgctaacacgacaacatccaccaccccaccaccatgAGATAGATATACTggaggctcctcacccctgcctcctatctccagaaggatatgatggttccgattACAAAtcggatatgatggttccgattACCGCCAGACGGgacttacgccaaagagagacattacatttctgttttatattcatcaaataaatgtcatttaaatgtctgcgagtcttcctgatagaactaacaatgaacaatacttttaaagtacttattaattaatgttcatttcaacatttcaGCATAATagcgttttgttttttcattaaaagatatatataagagttatcattagttaatgcattatgaactaacaatttacaaatgtattttcacTAATTAACATGGAAAAAATTACCAAAAGTTTTAAATAAGTAATGATTATTGTTACAGTAGTCAGTTAATTACTCTCGTGCCGGGGAAGGTTTTATTTCCCCATGGAGAAAAGACACATCAGAGGCCACATTCCACCCAAAGGGGATGTTATCATGTGGAGAATActtcacatggacttaccaaccGGAAAGTACCACATATAGAATGCGTCCCCAcggtaggtcctacctggaagggaggagctctacaagtgCAGAGAATGGTGGCAGAGCAGAACTCTGTCCAAGGGAAGACACAGGTTTACCATCAGGGacaccgtaccatggaaaatacctCATGTGGGATTACAGACAGGGAACCACCACatatggagcacctatcccatgTACAGGGGTTGACCTGTCTGGGCATACTTCACAAGTATTGAGCCTGGAATCAAATTCTTCTACCAAATTTGCCTGCCGCAGGCTGCTGGGGAGAAAGATATCCAGGGTTCGCCGGTCCGGGGAACTCACGTGGACGGAAAAAGCGTACGTTATCCCctcagggaggggaaaggtgctaagTGCAAGCGGTACAGCAAGTCAGCTGCCAGCAAATTTACCTGTCCGAagctggctcaacccggagattgtaaaatctcgcataAGTATTAGATgtcgcccagcccgctgctctacagatgtctgttaaAGAGGCACTATTCGCCAGGGGccaggaggatgccacactcctagtggagTATGCTCTTACTAGAGCATCAACAATcaagtgggcaatcctctgtttggagacagccttccccttctgctataccccaaaacagacaaagagctgctcagagcatctaaagcctaCAGGATGAAAAGCACCTACCTGACTgtacatctctgtgggtcttcacctcggaaagaacaccaattcgcaaacagatgccacttcaaggcatacagctgcCTCATAGAGTGAGCTCAGGCCTGAGTGATCATGACCACTAGTGGTAGCCCACTTAGGACTTcaacatcccatccagggaccagacatggaggttccagaggtctgggcacgggtgccaaatcatgccccatccctgagaaaggaggacCTTTCTCTGGGAATTTggcagggaggggctgtcacgaggagcgtgagctcAGAGAACCAAGCCTGGGTGGGCCAGAACGGATGACttgttcttcgtcctccctgactttgcacaaagtCTGTGTAAGCaggctcactaggggaaatgCATAATTGTGCaggccccggggccagctgtttgCCAATACGTCCATGCCGAGTGAGGCCTCGGTCAGGGAGCACCATAGCGGGCAGTGTGACGATTACTggaaagcaaacaggtctacctgcatTTTGCCGAATCGACTCTAAATCAGCTGAAgaacctgggggtggagtctccactctcccctgagcatcacTCATTACGACAGCGCACCCGCTGTGCGATTGAGTTCACATGGAACTTAAGTGGCCCGCAGCAACTTCAGTCTCCAAAGTAGGTGAAGGCGGGGGAGTCACTACATGCAACATGAGCATAAACCACTTTGGCaatttatataggctactgttgGTGTGTTGTCCATCAAGactaacacgtgcttgccctAGATCAATGGCCGAAACCTCTGCATTGCCAGCAACactgccatcaactcgaggcagttcaTATACCAATGCAGtcgaggtcctgtccaggagcccatGGCTGAGTGCCCGCTGCAAACAGCGCCCCAGCCTGACTTGGACATATCTGTTGTTACAACGACACACCTGGTTACTTGatctaggggaacccctgcccatagaaatgcaaggTACAACCATGGGCTGAAAGTGTGGTGACAGATCGGCATGATAGCCACATGATGCGTAccacggcaccatgcccatctcgagaCTCCTAATCAGCTAAAGCGTCTGAGCACCAGGTCCTGTGCACACACAATAAATCTTGAGAGTGAgctataatcagccagtcattgagatAATTGAGGACGCGGATCCCACTTCCcatagtggggcaagggctgcctctgcgacattcGTAAATatgcgaggtgacagggacaggccgaaggggagggccttgtactgatatgcctgaacctcgaaggcaaaccgaagGAACGGTCTGTGTCGAGGCAAAACCGAGACATGAATGTaggtgtccttcaggtctactaccatgaaccaatcttgatgccgggcGCATGACAGAATGCACTTCTGCatcagcattttgaatgggagcttGTGCCGAGACCGATTCAAAGCTTGCAGGTCTAAGCTTGCAGGTCCAcaaacccaccgcctttcttcagAATGAtaaagtaggggctgtaaaacctcTTCATCTcgactggagggacaggctctatcgcgtccttctcTAGAAGGACTGCAATTTCCTTAAAAACAGGTAAAACAGGTGCCATTGAATCATGTAGCTGAGTCTGATCATCCTGACTAGCCAGCACGACAGGTTGGAGAAAGCCAACCAGGCTTCCAGACTCTGTaaaaggggcaccaaggggacaatcacCTTTGACATACCTGCGGATGGGGAGTGGGAGCAGGAACTTGTGGCTGTGCTGAGAGAAATGTTAGAGCACTTACCTCACATCGCGTACCCACCATAGGACCAGTCTATGATGGGAGAGGAGGCTGGGCATCCTCGTGGCGCATCACATACGCCTGATCGTGGGAGTGTGTGTGTCGCAAGTAGGTGGGTaaaggcagaggacccatgtccGCAGTGCCCCAGCTTCAAGTGTTTAATGTATAGGTGTCGTGACAACAATGGCCGTAGACACAGAGTGTGTGACCCAGAAAATTAGGatacctttctttttttttaaatgaaagtgcTGGAGCCCCTTGGGCATGTGGCGAAATCTATGACGGGTTCGAGCGGTTGGCTCGGGCTGTGGTGGTGTCAGTGTTGCTGCCACAGGTAGACGCCCTTGGCGACGAGCAGACAGTGTGGGGGATATCGGCGGCCCATAGGTAGAATcatgccggggcaggatgtgctggatggcctacGTCTACTTCTTGACATTCAAGAACAgatgggcaaagtcctcgacagtgtcgctgAACAGGCCACCTTCAGAGATGGGGCATCAAGAAAGCGAACCTTGTTGGTGTCCCTCATCTCTACAAGGTTAAGCCACAAGTGGCACTCCTGACCACAATAGTGGACATCACCTGTCCACTTCATCACCTGTAGAGTGAGATCAGTTACTGAGTGCAGCTCCTACATCAATCttgggtcagaactaccctcgtgcagctctttcagtgacttagcctggtggacttgcaggagggccatggcatacaaggcggaggcggcctgtccagagGCACTGTAAGCCTTGGCCGTCAGAGACAACGTGAActtacaggccttggatgggagcCTAGGACGAttctgccaggtggcggcattttgcgggcacaggtgcaccgcaatctCCTTCTCCACTTGAGGAACCTCCATGTACCCCTTGGCCaccccaccatcaagggtagtgagagcggaggaactGGAGAGCCGGGTCCGGGCATTAAAAGGTGCCCGCCATGACTTTGTGAGCTCCttgtgcacttctgggaagaaaggaactggggcagagtggagggttccactccagcccgatgcTCGCAATGGCATGGCAAGCATGGCTGCCAGCTCTGCGTCAGTCTCTGACTGGGCGATCGCACCAGATGGTGGGAGCCCAGCTGAGTCCTCCGTGTCAGACTGTAACAGCCCACTCTCCAATGCTGTGATCGAAACCTCATCCTCCTCCCGAGCCCCGAATGAGACATTAAGCTAAACCTGGTGCGAGCCGCCTGACTCATCCATGAACTCAACTGGCGGAaaagagcatgctggggaatgggaggtccgtggggattcaCCTGGCGGAAACTAGCTGCCACGGCCTTGTGCATGTAAgcagaaggaccggggcggggagCAGCTGGAGAGGATTTCTcactatgaaagaaagaaagccgcgaccgcaacgtcaCCATGGTCATGTTcccgcagtgagaacatgaaccatccacaaaccaGGCTGTCAGAGGCAAagagataacgaccgcacccAGGAACTGCACATAAACggaaaggcatttttaaaaagacactctCCGTCAATgctaactcttttagagaaaatatactcttttatttatcttttagtGTGGCTGCTGAAGCACCAGTGGCATTCTCTGCTCTTATCTGTGTGAGAAAGGGAGAACCCTCTGTAATGCGCCATTTTAACACTTTcgtcagaggtgaatggaacgctAGTGGATTTCACTTaacactgctcggctccgaagaacaaatcgAAATGAGTGGATGCAAGCcgcctccttttatacccgtatgtccaggcatgtggcatgcaaatttcactcgccaattctcattggcctgttCTCAAATATCTGAGGCTCCCAAGTTTGAcgttgagtgagaaacagataaggaACTCACTGTTGTCCACTGATAGATGGCATTGGAATTCTGGAAACTGTGTCTCCACAGGTACACTGATGGTGCGGCGCAGCAGTCTGGATTTACAGGTGTCAGTCCTCTTCTCCTGCAGAAGTAGAGGGTGTATCTGAGAGGAAAGAAAAACAATATTGAGTGTCCTTTTACCTATATTCCCATCTCATGTTGAACATTCCATCTAACTCAAGGAGATTCATgataaaatacatacaaacagAATATGTACGTAAATCCAAGGGCTTCTACCGACTTCCTTTTCAAATgtgtgtatgcctgtgtgtgagaaagagtacATGTACCTCCTCTACCACTCATTTGCACTCTGTAAAAGACAAATTTACTAGTCTAACTAGTTGACCATTATTTAATGAAAGGAGTGTTAATTGGTACTTTATCCATAAATTAGTGATTAGATCAAAACATGCAATAATGCAATAAAGGTTTAGTTTAAGcaggctttcacactggcagtttagtccaAAACAGAGCATGATTTGCATGAAAAATTGGTTTTGCGGACCAGGGAGCGAACCCTAGACTGCCTGTAGAAGGTTGTCTGAGCtcagttgcaatggaactgtggcAGGTTTTGCATGAGTAAGAAAGAAACCTGTACTCGGGTCTGCATTTGTTAGGAAATAAAATAACTTGTGCATGTGTTATTGCTGATTTAAACATAATAACATCATCAGTTGCACAAAACCATACACACATGTGCACCATGAGTGTCATTGCTTCCAGCTGTCTCTTCAAAAATGACAGTTTGCGGGCATCAGATGTAGGACATGTATTATCACGCCTTCTCTTGGACATGTATATCTGTTGTCTGAATTATGGagttgtaagcccgtttatcggtccaatgacggtctccaataatacgggtgaaggtctctgcgcgttactgtctttcttgttacgcaacacaacaagattaaatgaaatacattttctcttatgtattacctcgtttattcatctgactccataaatgaaaaaggtttttaatgatgtctgagtatcattaaaagtgagcgaatgtttgattattcctttaactctttaattatactttacccgtttagattaagaaactatgttgctttgaggtcctcgcgtgttttctctacaccgcgggtctcacgatcacaagcggccagtattggatcatcaaacagaggtaattgctatatacctgagatcggttacgttcacgtatacacaatcaaagatacttcagtatagccccatggaattgcatacacttgaatttaacttaacgttttcttcagtagaagtcacggccactattaaagatgtaagttgaccaacataacttctcttataatagctttggattggccatgcgtggtttcccacaatacacttatctggagaaacatcaaattaaaacagaggtaagacacacccaaatttagattggtcaagcagcgtttgctgttctaaacggaaattccctttttgtctttgcaaaccaagtacacagaatcgatgccaaatattagtcgtcactaatctgacgcagacttgcggtaacatacgaatcgtttaatctgtttgggaaacacaatgtcagaatcagtcagaataaaatcaaatgttgacaatttattgaccaggtaaatagaacaataattcaaaatccaattcataGAGTGAAATCATCAATCAAgtataataacaacaattcagAAGTTGAGTAATATATAGACACATTTACCTGGCAACAAGAACTACACACAGCGATCGTGTGGGAAGTCTACCTACAGActccctgagcaatgtgtcgcttctccttaaatacccagataattcaatatgcttaccaaatggtggtgtctgtcattataattagattttggtcccctattgagggggttcctgtagatttacatacaggaggtatggaggatctggggaagggcacacctttaaggggcacaccacagttctcatattttataacttctttttgcttttcattatggctgggaggatgagaccagtttaccaggcacactgagagactttaaatgataccaaacatgttatagttacttttttgtacacacttcacattgcataggtttttagtgagctttaagtgaggaggaggagtgagatgaagagactttagaagggaggtgttagctgcacagtttgttgcatctcggatgttgctgttacatctgtgagagagagttcagatgttaattctcatgagagccttttgttttctcgaggagtagcccagactcactggcacccgccttacagagTGTGACTGCACATGTGTCATTCACCCTGGAGTGCATAATGAcaccaaattaataaaaaaaaacacacacaaaaatagcaaCCCACATTATTTTCCATTATGTGCACGCTTGTGATGACATAAGTTGATAACGGAAAAGCAGTGGGGTTCGACAGAATTTGAGAGAGTCTGAAACCAGACAAATTCTGTGGGGGGCACCGGGAAAAATAACACTCAGAATCGGACCGCAGCAAACATGCACACTGTGGAACATATTCCTCTTTGCTCTTTATTGTACTTTTGTCAAAAGGACAAAAGTTTATTCTGGTGTATAATGGCAATTTAATAAGGATTGGATTACtgttaatactttacaataaggttcaatttattagttaatgcattaggtatcatggtAGGTATCACTAAAATGACCAATATATTTGTAGAGCACTTATtaatgttagtttattgttaattcatgttagatcatagtgAATAAAAATGGTctgaatgatgccactgaatcTACTTaacagctgttgtttttttttttttgcaggaaaAAGTAGTAAAATACAAAGAAGAGAGAGATGTACACTCTGGAAGTGCAAGCTTCAAGCTATGTGAAATGCTACCATAAGAAAATGGTCACCAGTAGGCCACAAACACTAAGCTGAACATGACCTACAACTatggaatatttgtatttaatcatTCAGTTAATCCATTTTTGATAttgaattaatattaaaatgttaatattgcATTATACAATGATCTAAAATGACAATGTGTAACAATCTATTATAACTAACTGCATTATGAATGTTATTCAATATGTTAGAtttttaatcattcatttattgatttaattatcatttactAGTTTAATAACCAAAGTGTAAATCAATGGAAAAATGCAACGTGACTTCTCCATGGAGAACTGCAGTCTCGCTCTGTATCTCTGTGTATGGCTCTTTCTGTGAATGACCTTGAAGGAGATTTGTGTGTGTTGAtactaaaattatgattttaatgttttaataagaGCAGAGCTGGTGTCCAAAAAAGGCAGATGATATATGTGCGTtaattagtgctagaaatgagatgaaGCATATGCATGTGGGTGGACATATATGTCTCCATCTTACAGGAATGTTTTGTGTAACCAACgactgtaataagggaaatcatttaatatactaatcaaattaatgcagaaagtaatgatagTTTAGTTagtcaatataaaatatgtaaccatAGGAAATGATTACAGTGTGTTTTAAGctcataaaatgaaatagtcatgcttttGCCAACATTGGAGCAAAGTTGTGTCAGCATGACTTGCTAGAAGGGAGAAAGTGATGACGAAACTAGGGAGGCATAAGATGATTTTGTTGGATGAAGAGGCCATCACTCAAAGAGATAAGGAGAAcagaaactatataaaaaaatgcatgattctgaaatgtaattttagatTCTCCATGGACCACCTCAGCTTTGTTACTTTTGAAATCAGAACTTTGTGCCTCAGAGTAACATTTGACTCAGCTGTGCTTCGATTGCTGTTATGGAGAATCTGCCATGACACAACTCCACAAATTCCCTGTTTAAACTTTACATATAGATAAAATACTGATACGGTGACTTAAATAACCTTATAATCAAATGTCTAACTTATTCTTTGTATATTTTGTGCATGCGTGTGTAcactatatatttaataatgaatTGTCAATGTAAACCCTAATTTATCAGAGCCATAAAAGCTTCTTTGAATattcttttgaagaaaaaaaaaagcaacactgAGTGTCGATACAACCTTTCTTATTTTCCCTGCATAATTTTCAAGTGTACTCTCTTGTGTCTGTGCTATTGAGTGCTTGTTTTCATGGCCAACCATGAATTTGCCCTTGAGAAACAGTTCACATTCAGCCACAACAATCTGGTTTCCTGTAAGCTCAAAATACTATAAGACGTTGACATTGTATTTTCATAACAGCGATATTTCCCAAatactaaaaacatttttgagGTCTCAAGTCAATTTTGAGTAAAATGCTATCCTGAGAatcgggttggcgctgttttggcggcacgagaggAACCTACACAATAGTAAGCAGTGGCTTTAATGCTATGGCTGTTTGATGTAGAgattgagagtgagtgagtgagtgagtgagtgatagatagatagatagatagacagacagacagacagacagacagacagacagacagacagacacctgAAACCTATTTTAGCATGTGCAATCAGCACTGGAATTGTGctgcatcttgagtatttaaattaagtcattggcATTCCTTGCTGTGCAAACATGACttatttctatgtaaattaggctcattgtctattggcttcattcacaaaaattgtctGGAGCAATTCAGATCTCAAGATCAGAACTGCGGGTGTAAATTGCATTCAGCAGCGATTCTGTGGCCGCATTTGGGCCATTTTTACCTGCCATAATTCGTTCTTGGTGAATTTGCCTCTTATCATTTGGACACTGTGTGGTTGTCAAACTTGAAACACATTCATAGTTAATATGATGAAC includes the following:
- the si:dkeyp-72a4.1 gene encoding uncharacterized protein si:dkeyp-72a4.1; translated protein: MAVNKRKARMSSVFPTDMRGPPGHCMSCGHTCAGHAVWNPKFCVVTDYQMLLLDKEEIHPLLLQEKRTDTCKSRLLRRTISVPVETQFPEFQCHLSVDNKSGSLVGFLQPVVLASQDDQTQLHDSMAPVLPVFKEIAVLLEKDAIEPVPPVEMKRFYSPYFIILKKGGGFVDLQA